In Gouania willdenowi chromosome 24, fGouWil2.1, whole genome shotgun sequence, a single window of DNA contains:
- the LOC114457804 gene encoding sine oculis-binding protein homolog isoform X2 yields MPEMEKGRPPENKRSRKPAHPVKREINQEMKTFAESTMNELLGWYGYDKVDLRESEANEIRNYRERRQHVSVLKENSLPKPKSLDTQIPHSVLAMRSGEREPSNVPSSSPSSSSTSSSMTTSKEVKSAPVIVPLIKPSAVEDVQNVQIVCVWCQKEGVKRYSLCMGSELKSFCSEKCFAACRRAYFKRNKARDEDLHGERSPQHPHTEDASRLIKINSNVRSLSPVPQVCDWCKHVRHTKEYLDFGSGEERLQFCSTKCLNQYKMDVFYREARAALTSSSSSPNRPNHEARGESSVTGQRLLTPESWTSNSSSVEARNKNLSPKGSVLLQGPAEATSTSPSEGSSSFSKVSMSGLRNLERSMQSLPPPNSVEVSHHPPPRPPLEQKPVSQIPIPFIRPPLHAQGLKSPLLNVPRYPGPPASPIHRPPHSPHLQPPTPSSLNPPGLMPPFQGAYFPGLHSPPINMMPRGPVPVHPMMNFGIPSFSPLLPQPTVLVPYPIIVPLPVPIPIPIPIPVPSKGTLETPSHGGVIQPVPEGVDRCRSRGIRAPTPDVSEGESRAMANKLGGTLLKSVSPPSEHITRDTEWVKSERSFMSPASTPQSGASSPLTQYNEFPCSARGLEVQADFKYQQTERHVIQRVLQRTQVKLEPSTNGVVDLSGLGESEKLNRSGHHDIIKPILPLTQSPPVDIIHQHQDSHSPSSHSQSSPMGSSHVHEPTSSSVKCHAHGQNGMSSLSTPASPDFSLSQSLPATPLEPALSELEAIKENKCSVVSPVRVEGLVRQSEEPVTVARDAGEDSHVPDEDHAYALPTAPKTVGTTAPLLLPKLRDKGSLRTPANVPTTEDMEPPLKRRCLRIRDQNK; encoded by the exons ATGCCAGAGATGGAGAAAGGAAGACCACCGGAAAATAAACGCAGCAGAAAACCCGCACATCCCGTGAAGAGGGAGATCAACCAGGAGATGAAG ACATTTGCAGAGAGCACCATGAATGAGCTCCTGGGATGGTACGGCTACGACAAGGTAGACCTGCGAGAGTCCGAGGCCAACGAGATTAGAAACTACAGAGAGAGGCGTCAGCATGTGTCTGTGCTAAAAG AAAACTCATTGCCAAAACCTAAAAGCCTGGACACCCAAATCCCCCACTCCGTCCTGGCAATGAGGAGCGGAGAGAGAGAGCCTTCCAATGTCCCTTCCTCCTCGCCATCCTCCTCATCAACAAGTTCATCCATGACCACCTCCAAGGAGGTCAAAAGTGCTCCTGTAATCGTCCCCCTTATAAAGCCATCCGCAG TGGAAGATGTGCAGAATGTGCAAATAGTTTGTGTTTGGTGCCAGAAGGAAGGTGTGAAACGCTACTCCCTGTGTATGGGTTCAGAGCTCAAGAGCTTCTGCAGCGAGAAGTGTTTTGCCGCCTGCCGACGGGCCTACTTCAAACGCAATAAG GCCAGGGATGAAGATCTCCACGGTGAGAGATCCCCCCAACACCCCCATACGGAGGATGCATCAAGGCTGATCAAGATCAACAGCAATGTCAGA TCTTTGTCCCCTGTGCCACAGGTGTGCGATTGGTGCAAGCATGTACGTCACACTAAAGAATACCTGGACTTTGGATCAGGAGAGGAAAGGCTACAGTTCTGCAGTACCAAGTGTTTAAACCAGTACAAGATGGACGTCTTCTACAGAGAAGCCCGTGCAGCACTCACCAGCAGCAGTTCCAGCCCAAACAGACCCAATCATGAGGCAAGGGGAGAAAGCAGTGTGACAGGGCAAAGATTGCTCACTCCTGAGTCTTGGACCAGCAATAGCAGCTCTGTGGAAGCTCGAAATAAAAATCTATCCCCAAAAGGGTCTGTGCTTCTTCAGGGACCGGCAGAGGCTACTTCAACATCTCCTTCAGAAGGATCCTCGTCTTTTTCAAAAGTCTCTATGTCAGGGTTGAGGAACTTAGAGAGGTCCATGCAGTCTCTTCCACCACCCAATTCTGTAGAGGTCTCTCACCATCCTCCTCCACGGCCCCCTCTGGAACAAAAACCAGTTTCACAGATCCCCATACCCTTCATTAGACCTCCTCTTCATGCCCAGGGCTTGAAAAGCCCTCTTTTGAATGTTCCCAGATATCCTGGCCCCCCCGCCAGCCCTATCCATAGACCTCCTCActctcctcacctgcagccccCTACCCCTTCTTCTCTAAACCCCCCTGGACTAATGCCTCCCTTCCAAGGAGCCTATTTTCCAGGCTTGCATTCTCCTCCTATAAATATGATGCCAAGAGGTCCTGTTCCTGTGCATCCTATGATGAACTTTGGTATACCATCTTTTAGCCCGCTCTTGCCCCAACCCACTGTATTGGTGCCTTATCCCATCATTGTTCCTCTGCCTGTCCCCATACCGATACCAATTCCAATTCCTGTCCCCTCTAAAGGTACCCTGGAAACTCCGAGTCATGGAGGGGTTATTCAACCTGTCCCAGAAGGGGTAGACAGATGTAGATCCAGAGGAATCAGGGCACCAACCCCAGATGTTTCCGAAGGAGAGAGCAGAGCAATGGCCAACAAATTAGGTGGAACCTTGCTAAAAAGTGTGTCACCCCCAAGTGAGCATATTACCAGGGACACAGAGTGGGTTAAATCAGAGCGGTCATTTATGTCCCCAGCATCCACACCACAAAGTGGAGCATCCTCCCCGCTAACACAGTATAATGAATTTCCCTGCTCCGCTCGAGGATTAGAGGTGCAGGCAGACTTTAAATATCAGCAGACAGAGAGACATGTTATTCAAAGAGTTCTTCAGCGAACCCAAGTGAAGCTGGAGCCCAGTACCAATGGAGTGGTGGATCTCTCAGGTCTTGGGGAGTCAGAAAAGCTCAACAGATCAGGGCACCATGATATCATCAAACCCATCCTTCCCCTAACCCAGTCCCCTCCAGTTGACATTATTCACCAGCATCAAGACTCTCATAGTCCATCTTCTCACTCTCAATCCAGTCCAATGGGAAGCAGCCATGTACATGAACCCACATCCTCTTCTGTGAAATGTCACGCCCACGGTCAAAACGGGATGTCCTCATTGTCCACACCTGCCAGTCCAGACTTCTCCTTAAGTCAGAGTTTACCAGCAACACCCCTTGAACCTGCACTTAGTGAGCTGGAAGCTATTAAGGAGAATAAGTGCTCTGTTGTCAGCCCAGTGAGGGTTGAAGGCCTAGTTCGTCAGTCAGAGGAGCCTGTGACAGTAGCTAGAGATGCAGGAGAAGACTCCCATGTTCCTGATGAGGACCATGCTTACGCCCTGCCCACAGCACCAAAGACAGTTGGGACCACCGCACCACTGCTCTTGCCCAAACTCAGGGACAAGGGCAGCCTGCGGACCCCTGCGAATGTGCCTACCACAGAAGACATGGAGCCACCTCTGAAGAGGCGATGCCTACGAATCCGCGATCAAAATAAATAG
- the LOC114457804 gene encoding sine oculis-binding protein homolog isoform X6 has protein sequence MRSGEREPSNVPSSSPSSSSTSSSMTTSKEVKSAPVIVPLIKPSAVEDVQNVQIVCVWCQKEGVKRYSLCMGSELKSFCSEKCFAACRRAYFKRNKARDEDLHGERSPQHPHTEDASRLIKINSNVRSLSPVPQVCDWCKHVRHTKEYLDFGSGEERLQFCSTKCLNQYKMDVFYREARAALTSSSSSPNRPNHEARGESSVTGQRLLTPESWTSNSSSVEARNKNLSPKGSVLLQGPAEATSTSPSEGSSSFSKVSMSGLRNLERSMQSLPPPNSVEVSHHPPPRPPLEQKPVSQIPIPFIRPPLHAQGLKSPLLNVPRYPGPPASPIHRPPHSPHLQPPTPSSLNPPGLMPPFQGAYFPGLHSPPINMMPRGPVPVHPMMNFGIPSFSPLLPQPTVLVPYPIIVPLPVPIPIPIPIPVPSKGTLETPSHGGVIQPVPEGVDRCRSRGIRAPTPDVSEGESRAMANKLGGTLLKSVSPPSEHITRDTEWVKSERSFMSPASTPQSGASSPLTQYNEFPCSARGLEVQADFKYQQTERHVIQRVLQRTQVKLEPSTNGVVDLSGLGESEKLNRSGHHDIIKPILPLTQSPPVDIIHQHQDSHSPSSHSQSSPMGSSHVHEPTSSSVKCHAHGQNGMSSLSTPASPDFSLSQSLPATPLEPALSELEAIKENKCSVVSPVRVEGLVRQSEEPVTVARDAGEDSHVPDEDHAYALPTAPKTVGTTAPLLLPKLRDKGSLRTPANVPTTEDMEPPLKRRCLRIRDQNK, from the exons ATGAGGAGCGGAGAGAGAGAGCCTTCCAATGTCCCTTCCTCCTCGCCATCCTCCTCATCAACAAGTTCATCCATGACCACCTCCAAGGAGGTCAAAAGTGCTCCTGTAATCGTCCCCCTTATAAAGCCATCCGCAG TGGAAGATGTGCAGAATGTGCAAATAGTTTGTGTTTGGTGCCAGAAGGAAGGTGTGAAACGCTACTCCCTGTGTATGGGTTCAGAGCTCAAGAGCTTCTGCAGCGAGAAGTGTTTTGCCGCCTGCCGACGGGCCTACTTCAAACGCAATAAG GCCAGGGATGAAGATCTCCACGGTGAGAGATCCCCCCAACACCCCCATACGGAGGATGCATCAAGGCTGATCAAGATCAACAGCAATGTCAGA TCTTTGTCCCCTGTGCCACAGGTGTGCGATTGGTGCAAGCATGTACGTCACACTAAAGAATACCTGGACTTTGGATCAGGAGAGGAAAGGCTACAGTTCTGCAGTACCAAGTGTTTAAACCAGTACAAGATGGACGTCTTCTACAGAGAAGCCCGTGCAGCACTCACCAGCAGCAGTTCCAGCCCAAACAGACCCAATCATGAGGCAAGGGGAGAAAGCAGTGTGACAGGGCAAAGATTGCTCACTCCTGAGTCTTGGACCAGCAATAGCAGCTCTGTGGAAGCTCGAAATAAAAATCTATCCCCAAAAGGGTCTGTGCTTCTTCAGGGACCGGCAGAGGCTACTTCAACATCTCCTTCAGAAGGATCCTCGTCTTTTTCAAAAGTCTCTATGTCAGGGTTGAGGAACTTAGAGAGGTCCATGCAGTCTCTTCCACCACCCAATTCTGTAGAGGTCTCTCACCATCCTCCTCCACGGCCCCCTCTGGAACAAAAACCAGTTTCACAGATCCCCATACCCTTCATTAGACCTCCTCTTCATGCCCAGGGCTTGAAAAGCCCTCTTTTGAATGTTCCCAGATATCCTGGCCCCCCCGCCAGCCCTATCCATAGACCTCCTCActctcctcacctgcagccccCTACCCCTTCTTCTCTAAACCCCCCTGGACTAATGCCTCCCTTCCAAGGAGCCTATTTTCCAGGCTTGCATTCTCCTCCTATAAATATGATGCCAAGAGGTCCTGTTCCTGTGCATCCTATGATGAACTTTGGTATACCATCTTTTAGCCCGCTCTTGCCCCAACCCACTGTATTGGTGCCTTATCCCATCATTGTTCCTCTGCCTGTCCCCATACCGATACCAATTCCAATTCCTGTCCCCTCTAAAGGTACCCTGGAAACTCCGAGTCATGGAGGGGTTATTCAACCTGTCCCAGAAGGGGTAGACAGATGTAGATCCAGAGGAATCAGGGCACCAACCCCAGATGTTTCCGAAGGAGAGAGCAGAGCAATGGCCAACAAATTAGGTGGAACCTTGCTAAAAAGTGTGTCACCCCCAAGTGAGCATATTACCAGGGACACAGAGTGGGTTAAATCAGAGCGGTCATTTATGTCCCCAGCATCCACACCACAAAGTGGAGCATCCTCCCCGCTAACACAGTATAATGAATTTCCCTGCTCCGCTCGAGGATTAGAGGTGCAGGCAGACTTTAAATATCAGCAGACAGAGAGACATGTTATTCAAAGAGTTCTTCAGCGAACCCAAGTGAAGCTGGAGCCCAGTACCAATGGAGTGGTGGATCTCTCAGGTCTTGGGGAGTCAGAAAAGCTCAACAGATCAGGGCACCATGATATCATCAAACCCATCCTTCCCCTAACCCAGTCCCCTCCAGTTGACATTATTCACCAGCATCAAGACTCTCATAGTCCATCTTCTCACTCTCAATCCAGTCCAATGGGAAGCAGCCATGTACATGAACCCACATCCTCTTCTGTGAAATGTCACGCCCACGGTCAAAACGGGATGTCCTCATTGTCCACACCTGCCAGTCCAGACTTCTCCTTAAGTCAGAGTTTACCAGCAACACCCCTTGAACCTGCACTTAGTGAGCTGGAAGCTATTAAGGAGAATAAGTGCTCTGTTGTCAGCCCAGTGAGGGTTGAAGGCCTAGTTCGTCAGTCAGAGGAGCCTGTGACAGTAGCTAGAGATGCAGGAGAAGACTCCCATGTTCCTGATGAGGACCATGCTTACGCCCTGCCCACAGCACCAAAGACAGTTGGGACCACCGCACCACTGCTCTTGCCCAAACTCAGGGACAAGGGCAGCCTGCGGACCCCTGCGAATGTGCCTACCACAGAAGACATGGAGCCACCTCTGAAGAGGCGATGCCTACGAATCCGCGATCAAAATAAATAG